DNA from Aliarcobacter skirrowii CCUG 10374:
CATAATCATCTAATATTATCTCTTTTGACATAATTGTGTTTCCTTTAGCTTACTTTTTTTGTTTTAGCATCTTCTACTAATAGTTGAGCCATTTGTAATGTCTCATTAGCAATTGTGGCAACATTATTTGCTTCTATTGCATTTTCTTGAGTTACTCTATCAAGGTTTGAAACTGCATCATTTATTTGTTCTATTCCTTTAAGTTGCTCATTTGAAGCAATACTTACATCTTGAATAATAGTTATAGTCTCTCCAATTAATCTATTTAGATTATTATAACCTTCAATCATATCATCAGATATTTTTTTGCCCTCATTTGTTTTGCTTGTTGCATTCTCAACTAAACTTTTAATCTCTTTTGCTGCTTCTGCACTTCTATTTGCTAGATTTCGCACCTCCCCAGCAACAACAGCAAACCCTTTTCCAGCTTCCCCAGCAGTTGCAGCTTCAACTGCAGCATTTAAAGATAAAATATTTGTTTGGAATGCTATTTGATCAATAACTTCAATAGCTTCATTAATTGCTTCAACTTTAGAGTTTATCTCATCCATTGATAGAGCTGTTTTATTTGCTAAATTCTCTCCTAAAACAACAGACTCTTTAACATCTTTACTTAAGTGTGCCATTTTTGAAGCATTTTGTGTATTATTTTTTGTAATTGAAGTAATCTCTTCAAGAGCTGCAGCTGTCTCTTCAAGACTTGCTGCTTGTAAATTTGCTTTTGAAGCAAGATTTTCAACACTTTGATTCATTACTATTGAATTTTTTTCTAATAAATTACCATTTTCAAGATTTTGTTTTGCATTTGAATTTAACTCGCTACCAAGTTGATTGATTCTCTCCATTGTAAGTCTCATTTTACCTTTTAAAATAGGGTTTATATTCATCTGTTTTCTATAATCATGCTCAGCATACAATCCAACAATTTCAACTAAATCTTCCATATTTTTATTGGCTCTTGAAAGCATATTATTTACAATATTTTTAAGTGTATGAACCATAAAATTATTTGTATCAGAGTGAATTTGAGTTGTATATATTCCTTGAGCCACTTTATCAAGTGCAATAACAAGTTCTCCTAGAACATGCATATCATCTTTTCTCATTTTGTCATATTTTTCAAAGTAGCAGTTTAACTCTTTTAAAATTTGTCCAATATCATCATTTTTTATATATTCAGCTTTTCTTATATGATTTGTTTTAAAGAAGATGAAATCCATTAAATCTTCAATATACTCTTTAACTCTATTAATTCCACCTACAACTCTTTTCATTGAGTTATAACTTATAAAACCAATTATAATTGCAAAAACAATATTTACAGCAACTATAGCCCAGATTTTTTCATTACTTAAGATAGCAACTATACTAATAGCGGCAAATCCTAGTTGACTAAGAACCATATTTAAGAAGATTCTCTTCTTTGTAGGAAGATTTACAAACATTTAATTACCTTTTTCTAATTTAAATCAAAGCCAATATTCTACAATATTAGCTATTAAACTATAATTTTTTTATTTATTTTTGAATAAAGATGAACCAACTCTAATAAGATTTGATCCACACTCAATTGCTAACTCAAAATCACTACTCATTCCCATTGAGCAATATTGTGGATTAAAAGGAGCTAATTCATCAAAAATTTTTTTTGTTGTTTTAAAAGACTCTTTTATAATATTTTCATCTTCAACATGAGCACCTATACTCATAACACCTTTTAAAATTATATTTGGACACTTTTCTAAAATATCTTTGTATGTTTTAACTGCAACTTCTGGATAAACACCTGATTTACTATCTTCATAAGCAGAGTTTATTTGAAGTAAACAAGATAGTTTTTTATTTTTAGATTCAAGTTTTTTATTTAACTCAATCGCTAAATCAAGAGAGTCTAAAGATTGAACTAAAGTAGGATTTAAATCTATTAAGTTATTTATCTTATTTTTTTGTAAAGTTCCAATAAAGTGCCACTCAATTGGAAACTCTTCAAGCTCTTCGCTTTTTTGTTTTAAATCTTGAACTTTGTTTTCACCAAAAGCTCTTTGACCAGCTTCATATAGAGTTTTTACATCTTGTGCTGTAGAATATTTTGAAACACCAACAATTTTTACAATGTGGTGTTCGCTAACTCTTAATCTTGCTGCTTCCACTTTTGTAATTAAAGAGTCTAAATTTTTTGTAGCAGTTTGTTTATTCATAAAAGTCCTTTTAATTATTTAAAAATATTCTATTTATATCGTTATAAATACCTAAAATCATAAGTGAGGCTAAAATTATCCATCCCATAATTGTTAAAAACATAAAAACTTGATCACTTGGTTTCTTTCTTGCAATCATCTCATAAAGATTAAACATAATATGTCCACCATCAAGTGCTGGAATTGGAAGAAGATTTATAACTCCTAGATTTACAGAAATTAATGCAGTTATTGCTAACAGTGCTATTATAGAGCTTTGACTTGCATCACTTATAACTTTTCCAATAGTAATAACTCCACCAATCTCGCTACTTGGAATTACACCTTGAATTAATTTTTGAATACCTTGAAAAATCATTGTTGAGGCAAAGATTGTTTTTTCATAAGCATAAATTAAAGAGTCATAAAAACCTAAATTTAAAGTTACAACTTTACCACTTGGAGAGATACCAATCATTCTTTTTTTAATGTTTTCATTGAACATATTTTTTGCATCAGAAACTTGAGGATTTATAATTTTTACTAAAAGCTGATTATCTCTTTTTATATAAAATTGTAAAGCACCTTGTGTTGAAGTGATAACTTTACCTATATCATCCCAAGATTTAATCTCTGTATCATTTATTCTAACTATCTCATCATTTGGTTTTATTCCAGCATTAAATGCAACTGAGTTTTCTTGAATTTGACCAACTGCAGGAGCTAAGGTAGTTGCTCCCATTTGAGCCATACAAAAATATAAAACTGCTGCTAATAAAAAGTTTGCAAAAGGACCTGCAAATAAAATTATAATTCTTTGCCAAGGTTTTTTTGTATTGTATGAGTCATTTCCTGTTTCTACTAAAGTAGGTTTTGAGTCATCTTGACCTTTCATTTGTACATATCCACCAAGTGGTATCATAGCAAATTGCCAAGTTGTACCTGCCCAATATTTACTATAAATTGCTTTTCCAAATCCAATTGAAAATTTTTCAACCTTTACACCAAAAAATCTTGCTGCTAAAAAGTGTCCTAATTCATGAAAAAATACTAAAAAAGATAAAACTAATAAAAATGTAATAGTTCCCAATAAAAGCCCTTAATTTTTAAAATAATCTCTTGTATATTCATATCCAGAGTATAAAGTTAATATTACAGCAAACCATAATATTTCTGTTGCAAAAGGCCAGTTCATAGTTAAAAATCCAATTGCAATCATTTGAACTACAGTTTTAATTTTTCCAGCCATTGTACTAGCTACATTTTTACCTTCAGCTACTGCTACAACTCTAAGACCTGTTATAAAAAACTCTCTTGAAAGGATTAAAAAAACAGCCCATACATCAGCTCTATCAATAACCATTAAACCCAAAAATCCAGCAAGAACAAGCATTTTATCAGCAAGTGGATCTAAAATTCCACCAAGTTTTGTCATTTGATTCCAAGTTCGTGCAATATATCCATCAAAAAAATCTGTAACAGAAGCAATTACAAATATAAGTCCAGCAAAATAGTCAAACCAAGATGGATGCCAAGAGGAGAAAAGTGGGTTATCTCTATTTAGAAAAAACCATAGCATTAGCGGAGCTAATGCTATTCTAAATAGAGCTAAAATATTTGGAAGATTTAGATTTTTCGACATTATCTAAAAGTTGTCCCACCGTCAACTATTAATGTGTGACCTGTAATCCATGAAGCATCGTTTGCACATAAGAAGTAGCAAGATTGTGCTAAATCTTCAGGTTGTCCCATTCTTTTTAATGGAGACAATTCAGTTGTTTTTGCTTTTACCTCTTCATAGTTTGTAAATGCTTTTAGTGCATCTGTATCAATAGGACCACCTGAAACTGCATTTACTCTAATATTAAATTCACCAAGTTCATTTGCAGCATATCTAACCATTGCTTCAACAGCAGCTTTGTTTGTTCCATGACCTGCGTAGTTTTCAATATATACTAAATTACCAGTTGAAGATAGAGATACAATTGCCCCACCACCAACTTTTTGCATTCTTTTCGCAGCTTGTTGTGCTCCACATACAAAAGCATTTACAGTTGCAGTATAGATATTATTTAATCCTCTTGGTTTTAGTTTCATAAATTTACCATATCCACCAACAACAGCTCGTCCGTATATCATTGCATTTGAGATAAAGAAATCTACTCTATCAAAATCTTTATCAATCTCTTCAAATAGTTCAACATATTTTTCAGGTTCTAAAATATTAAATGAATATGCTCTACATTTCACACCAAATTTAGCTTCAACATCTTTACAAATATTTTGTGCAACTTCTGCATTTGAGTTATATGTGAATGCAACATTTACACCATTGCTTGCAAATTTATAAACACACTCTTTACCGATACCTTTTGTACCACCTGAAATTACTAATGTTTTTCCCTTCATATAACTATTCATTATTTTTTTACCTCGTATTTTTTTAATAAATTTTCTAATTTTTTTATTGTCTCTTTACTTGGACTTGTTAATGGAAGTCTAAACTCAAGAGTATCTAACAATCCAGCTAAATACATAGCTGCTTTTATTGGAATAGGGTTACTTTCACAAAAAAGTGCTTGATTTAACTCATATAAATCATTGTGTATTTTTAATGCAGTTTGATAATCACCACTAAATATAGATTTAACTAGTTTTGATTTTAAATCTGGAACCAAGTTTGCAGTAACTGAAACAATTCCTTTTGCTCCACTTGCTAGCATTGCAAAATCAACACCATCATCACCTGAAAAAACAAAGAAATTTTCTCTTTGAGATATAATTGATGTAGCACGCTCAAGTGAACCAGTTGCCTCTTTTATTCCATAAATATTTTTTACATCATCAAAAAGTTTAATTGCTGTTTGTGGTAACAAATCAACTCCAGTACGCCCAGGAACATTGTATAACATAAAAGGTATTTCAACACTTGAAGCAATCGCTTTATAGTGCTCATAAAGTCCCTCTTGAGTTGGTTTATTATAATATGGAGCAATTGATAAAATTGCATCTGCTCCAATACTTTGTGCAAATTTAGCAAGATCACATGCTTCATGAGTTGCATTTGAACCAGCACCAGCAAGAACTTTTGTAGATGTTCCTTTACAAGTTGCAACTGCAACTTCAATACACTCTTTATGCTCTTTATGAGATAAAGTTGCACTCTCTCCAGTTGTCCCAACAGGAGATACAACATCAGCACCGTATGCTATTTGTCTTTTTATCAAAGATTCATATTTTTCTAAATCCACTTTCCCATTTTTAAATGGGGTTACAAGTGCGGTCATTGAACCTATAATATTTTCCATTTTTCCCTTTCTATTTATCATCTTTTAAAATAATAGTAGTTGAATTTTTGCTAACTAGATATTTTTTTGCAACATTTACAATATCTTCAACAGTTAAACTTTCTAAATTTTTTTCATACTCTAAAAGTGGTTTTATATTACCTCTTACAAAATAGTTTCCAAATAAAGATGCAACATCACTAGAGCTCTCTAGTGAATAAATAAAGTCAGCTTTTGTGTTGATTTTGATTTTGTCAATATCTTTTTTTGAAACTTTTCCTGCTTGAATTTGCGCAATTATATCTAAAATCTCTTTTTCTATTTTTAAAGCATCAATATTTTCATTTGCAACTGCCATAAAAATAAATAATCCAGGGTCTTTTAGCTCCAAGTTATAGGCATATATTGAATTTACTAATCTTTTTTTATCTACTAAAACTTTTTGTAAAATTGAGCTTTTACCACTGCTTAAAAGTTGAGATAAAGCAGATAAAGCAACTTGATCTTTGTGTTCAAAGTTTGGAATATGATAAGCCATTGCAATCATCTGCACACTTGAATCTTTATAGATTGTAGCTCTTCTTTCACCATCTTGAACAGGCTCAACCATATGAACAGAGTTTGAGATATCTTTTTTATTTTTTATATCTTTAAAATTTTTCTTTACAAGTGAAAAAACTTCATCTTTTTTAATATCTCCACTTACAACAACTATTGCATTTTTTGGTTGATAGTATCTTGAATGAAAATCTTTTATATCTTCAATTTTCCAATTTTGAATATCACTCATAAATCCAATTGGAGTCCAGTGATAAGGGTGATATATGTAGCTATTGTTAAATAGTCTAAATTGTAAATATCCCATTGGATTATTATCTGTTCTCCAACGTCTCTCTTCAGCTACAACATCTCGTTCTGGTTGAAACTCTTTATCTTTTAAATTTAAATTTTGCATTAATTCAGCAAATAACTCTAAAGATTTATCTGTATTTTTTGATGCTGTTTTTATAAAATAGTGAGTGTAATCAAAACTAGTTCCTGCATTATTAACTCCACCAAAACCTTTTACAATCTCATCAAACTCACCAGCTTTTAAATTTTTTGTAGATTTAAAATTTAGGTGTTCTAGCATATGAGCTATTCCACTTTTACCCATAATCTCATCTCTACTTCCAACTTTATAAAAAACATTTACAGATACAACATTTGAGTCATTTTCCATAGGAATCGCTACAACTTCTAATCCATTCTTTAATGTTTTTGTATAGTAGTTTGGTAAACTATTTGCACTCATTAACTCTCCAAAAATAGTAATTATTATAAATAATTTAAAAAAAATATTCATTATTTTAAATTTGCACCTATTGCTTGTGATATATTTGAATAACCATCAGCTTTTAAAAGCTCAATTAAACCCTCATTTATCTTTTTTGCTAAAGATGGACCTTCAAAAATAAGTGCTGAGTATACTTGTACTAAAGATGCACCATTTTTAATTCTCTCATAAGCCTCTTGCGCACTATTTATCCCACCAACACTTATAAGTGTAGTTTTTCCAAATAGCTCAAATGATAGCTCTTTAAAAAATAGAGATGATTTCTCTCTTAAGCATTCACCACTTAATCCACCAAAATCTTTACAACCTTCAACTAAACTATAATCAATAGTTGTATTATTTGCAATAATTCCACTAGCACCTTCATTAATTGCTACATTACAAAGATTTATTGCTTGAGTTATATCCATATCAGGAGCAATTTTTAAAAATATTGGTTTATTTGTTAGCTCTTTTGCCATTGAAAAAAGCTCTTTTATAAAGTTCTCATTTTGCAAATCTCTTAAATTTGGAGTATTTGGACTTGAGATATTTATAATCAAATAATCAGCATACTCATGAAGCTTTTTAATTAAATTTTTATAATCACTTATTGCAAACTCTTCAGGTGTATATTTGTTTTTTCCAATATTTACACCAATTGGAATTGAAAAAGGGTATAGTTTTTTTAAGTTTTTAAGAACTTTATGAGCACCTAAATTATTAAATCCCATAGCATTTTGAACAGATTTTTGTTCAGGGTATCTAAACATTCTAGGCTTTGCATTTCCATCTTGTGGCATTAAAGTTACAGTTCCAATCTCTGTAAAACCAAATCCTAAGCTTTTCATTGATTTTATCATTGTTGCATTTTTATCAAAACCAGCAGCTAATCCAACAGGATTTTTAAAAACTCTTTTAAATAACTCTTGCTCTAATATTTTATCTTCAACAAAATTCTTTTTTTCATAAGAATTTTTAAGAATTTTACAATTTCCTAAAAATTTTAGGCTAAATTCTGCAATATTGTGTGCAGTTTCAGGTTCAAATTTAAATAGTACTTTTTTAAGAGTTTCATAACTTAACAAAATATTTCCTTTTTAAAAAAATTGATAAATAATATCTAAAAATTATCAAATATTTGCTGAATTATGAAGTCTTTTAAACTCATCGCATCTATTTAATAACTCATCATAAGTTCCAATATCTAAGATTTTTCCACTTTTAAAAACAGCAATTTTAGTTGCATTTTTAATTGTACTTAGTCTATGAGCAATTACAAAAGTAACTCTTTGTTTGCTAACCTCTTGAATAACTTGACTTACAATCTCTTCGCTTTTATTGTCAAGAGCTGAAGTTGCTTCATCAAGAATTAATATTTTTGGATTTTTATATAAAGCTCTAGCAATTGCAACTCTTTGTCTTTGACCACCACTTAAATTTGTTCCAGCTTCATCTAAAACTGTATGAATGCCTTTTTTCATCTTTAAAACAAATTCGTATGCGTGAGCTTGTTTTAAAGCCTCTATAACTTTAACTTCATCTAACTCTTGACCATAAGCAACATTTGCTGCAATTGTGTCATTAAAAATATATACTCTTTGAGTAACTATGCTAATACTATCTCTTAAAGATTTTAAATCAAATTGATTTATATTTATGCTATTTAGTAAAATTTCACCACTACTTGCATCGTAAAATCTAGGAAGTAGATTTATAAATGATGATTTTCCACCACCACTATCTCCAACTAAGGCTACAATTTCGCCCTTTTTTGCATCAAGATTTATATTTTTTAATGCTTCAAAATCATCATAAAACAGACCAACATTTGAAAATTTAATATTTGATATCTCTTCTTGTATAGTAAGTGTTCCTGATACAACATTTGGTTTTATTTTAAACATATCCATAATTCTATCATTTGCAGCGATTGCATCTTGCATACTATTATATAGTTTTGATAATCTTTTTATTGGTGTGTATAACATAAATAGTGCTGCTATAAATGAACTAAACTCACCTGTTGTAAGTTCACCATTTATTACCTTCAGGCCACCAACAACTACAACTGTTGCAAATGCTAAACTTCCTAAAATCTCCATTAAAGGCGATGTTAACTCATTTGTCTTAACAGCTTTCATATTGTATTTAAAAAAAATCATATTTAAAATTGTAAATTTTTTCTTCTCTAACTCTTCTGTACTATTTGCTTTTATTATCTCTATATTATTAAAAGATTCTGTTAAACTTGAAGTTATATCAGAGTTGCTCTCTTGAGATTTAAAAGATAGTTTTTTCATCTTTTTTGCTAATAGACTAAGAGGATAAAAAGCGAGTGGAAGTACAACTAATCCATAAAAAGCAAGTTCTGGTGATCTGTAAATTACAAGTCCTACAAGTGCAACAATTGTTAAACTCTCTCTTATTAGCTCTGCAAAAGAGTTTGAAACAGCTCTTTGAATTCTATTTATATCATTTATTATTCTACTTACAAGCTCACCTGTGTGAATTTTTTGAAAAAATATATAATCAAGTTTTAAAATATGACCAAACAAACCATCTCTTACAATTCTAGTGATATCTTGACCAATATAAGATACAAAATAAGCTTGAAGATATGTTCCTAAACCTTTTGCAAAATAGAGCAAAATAATTATTATAGGCATAATATAAAGCATCTCTTCATCTTTATTTATGAAAATATCATCTAGCAGTGGTTGAATTGCATAAGCTGTTCCAGCAGTTGCACCAGCTACAAGTAAAATTCCTATAAAACCTAAAATAATCTCTAAAATATAATTTTTATAAAATGGTGTATACTGTTTTAAAAACTTTCTCATTATCTTCCTGTTTTTTTAAAAAATTCATAGATTTTATCTAAAAAATGCTAAATCTAAGCCTTTTTAAACATATTAATAAATTTTCTAAAACCAAAAGCTTTGATTGTAAGATAAAAAAGAATAAAACCACTTAAAGTGCTAGCAAATGCTAATCCAGCAGCTTCAAATGGATATATTAAAGCAAGAGAGAATACTATGTTCCAAGCTAAACTCTGCATAGATATTTTTGCACTTAAAAGTTGTTGCTCTTTTGCATATAACCAAAGTGAAAATATTTTTGCTAAACCAAATGGAAGAAGCCCTATTAAATACATTGTCAAAATAAGTGCTGTGTTTACTGTGTCTTCACTTGTAAAGGCACCTCTTTGAAATAGTATTTTTATTATAAATTCATCTAAAATAATTCCAACAAGCATTGAAAAACTTAAAACTACAAACAAAATCAAAGATGATTTTTTCATAAGTTTCAAAGCTCGTTGTTCATCTTTGTTTTTAATAGCCCTTGCAACCATTGGAAATAGTGCAATTGATGTTGCTATTGCAAAAATTGCAAGGGGGAGTTGAAAAACTCTATTTGCATAGTACAAATAAGATATTGAACCACTTACTAAAAAAGATGCAAGCCAAGTATCAATAAATGCAGATATGTGTAGAGTTGAAGAGCCTAAAGTTGCTGCAAAAAAGTTCTTATAAAATCTGTTTTCCTCTTTTTTCTTATGTTTTTTAAAAGTAAAAATTTTGCATAAATTTGCTCTTTTTATAGCTATTAGATGAACAGCTACTTGCAAAATTCCACCAATTATTACACCAAATGAGAGATAAAAAGTTATGGTATAACTCTCTAAGCCTTTTGCAATAATCAAACTTGCAATCATAGATAGATTTAAAAGAGCAGTTGAGTATGCTGTTGTTGCAAAGTGGTGTTTATATTGAAGTAAAGCCCCCATAAAAGTAACTATAAATATAAGTGGCAAATAGTAAAAATTTATAGCAAAAAGTGGTGCTGCTAAATCGATAGTCTCTTTGGTAAATCCAATTGCAAAAGCTTTTGCAAAAAGGTGAGAAAATAGTGTAACAACCAAAGATAAAACTATTAAAAAAGCTAAAATTTGTAAAAATATAATAGAAGAGAATCTGATCTTAAATTTTGATTTTGCATAAGATGGTATAAATGCTTGAGTAAAAGCTCCATCAGCAAAGATACTTCTAAATAAGTTTGGAAATTTAAATGCTATAAAAAATATATCTGAATATACATTTGCTCCTAAAATTGAAGCTGTCATTAAATCTCTTATAAAACCTGTTACTCTTGAGAATAAAATTCCACTACTATTTGTAAATATTGATTTAATTAATCTCATTTTATCTCTTTATAATCGCTAGTTTTATGAATAATTATTTGCATATTACCTTTAAATGATGCTAAATGAGCCTCTTTTAACTCTATTTTTGCACCATTTTTTGGCAAAATTGTTTTATCTTTTGCAAATAGTTTTATTGATTTTTTATTTGGTAAAATCAGTCTTGAATTATTTACAGTACCAACTAAGTTTGTAATAATCTCATTTTCATATTTAAAATCAAAAATATCTATTTTAAAACCATCTAAAAATAGTTTTTTGTAATCTTCATGCTCATTTTTTTCTTTTAAAATATTAAAATCTTTTATCTCTTTTAATCCATAAAAATCATACACTTGATTTACTTGAATGTCATAATTAAAACCTATTTTTAAATTTTTAGCATCTTTAAAAATATATATAGCTCTATTGTTATCTTGTTTTACAATAGCTTTATCTTCATATTTATAAATTACAGTAACATCTTCTAATGTTATTGGAAATAGGAGTTTCTCTTTTTTATATAGATCAGAAATCAAATTTATATTGTGTTTAAAATCTTTTTTTGAAATTGGATTTGTGTCATCTTTTTTTATAGAAAAATATGCAAAAACAGGAAGATGGTCTGAAAATCCAGCACCTTTATGCTTTGAAATTTTTTCATTACTCATCTGCCATCTATAAACTTTGTTATCAAAAAATAGATAATTTGGTTTAAAAACTTCAAAAGAGTTTAAAATATATGATAAATTTTTATTATCAAAAAGAGCTGTTGGGATAATTATGTTATCAGGAGTATTATTTTGGTTTCTAAATTTTGTAGAGAATCTAAGAGGAGTTTTTAAATCCAACCAAAGATTGTAGTGAACTTTGAAATTATAATTTAAAATATCAGCTAAAACTACATATTTGTCATCAACTGTAGTTTTTAATATATGGTTTATTCCTGTAAGTCCTGCTGTTTGATTTAGTTTTTTATCACCTTTAAAAGTTTCAAACTCATTGTAGTTGCTATTTAAATCTCCCAAAATTATATAATCGTAATCATTTGGAAGAGTTTTTACTCTATCGTATAGAGTTTTTGCATATTTTATTCTATAGTTTTCACTAGCTCTTTTTGAAGGCCAGTGATTATTAAATATTTTAAATTCAATATTATCTATTTGAAAAGTTGATTCTAAAATAGGTCTATATATTGCATTTGAGAATTTTACATTTAAACTTGAGCTACTTTTTATAGGAATTTTTGATAAAAAACCAAGCCCAACAGATGAGTTTTGATATTTTGTAAAACTATAATAGCTATATTGTGGAAGATTTTTTTTCAAAAGTTTCATTAAACTCTCATTTTCTATCTCTTGTAAAGCTATAATATCAGCATCTAAATCATTTAAAACTTTTAAAATATTGTTTAGTTTTATATTGAAATTTCTTTGATTCCATTGTGTTGAGCTATTTGGAATATACTCTTTGTAATCACTTTTGTCTTTATTTAAATCAAAAAAGTTTTCAACATTGTATGAAGCAATTTTTAAATTTTGAGCGTTTAAAAATATAGAAAAAATAAGTATTAAAAGAATTTTGTACAATATATAATCCAAAAAAAAAATTTAAAAATAGTATCTAAAATAAGGTTTTAAAAAAGTAAAATTTAATCTTATTAAAAAAGAAAATTTATTTTTTAATAAGATTAAAGCAAAAATAAACTTATTTTAGCTAAAATAAAAAAATTTTCTAAAAACTAAGGAATATTATGATTAATACAACAGCACTATTAAAAAACTATGATTTAAAAGTAACTCCTCAAAGAATTGCTATTATTGAAGAGTTATATAAAAATGGACATATGAATATAGATGATTTATACAAAAAATTACTTGATAGATTTCCATCTGTGTCACTAGCAACAATTTACAAAAATATAAACTCAATGGTTGAAAAACTTTTTTTAAGTGAAGTTAAAATACCAAATGCAAAAACAGTTTATGAGTTATCAAAAAATGAGCACGCTCACTTAGTTTGTTCAAATTGTAAAGCTGTTATGGATATAGAGTTAGATTCAAGTGATATTTCAAAACAAATCTCAAATTTAAATAATTTTAAAGTAAATCAAACTGATATTATTTTAAGTGGTATTTGCCAAAAATGCTCTTAATTTAAGAGTTTCTCACAATTAAACTAGATGGAAGATTAAATAACTTTATAAGTTCTTCCTCTTTTTGTCTATGCTCTCCATTATCAACTTCATGATCAAATCCTAAAAGATGCAAAATTCCGTGAATAAATAGTAAACTTAACTCTTCTTCCTCTTTGTGACTGTACTCTTTTGATTTATCTTTTACAAAATCAATTGAAATTATTATTGAACCTAATGGCATATTAGGAAAGTTAAACTCCATTGGAAAACTTAAAACATCTGTTGGTTCATCTTTTTGTCTATGCTCTTTATTAATCTCTTGAATAGTTTTGTTATCAACAATTAAAAGCTCTATATCTTTTGAAGTTAAAGTTGATGCTATTTTTTCTAAACTCTGCAAATCTACATCAAAATTAGTTTGATTATCTAAATCTATCATTTTTATCCTAGTTTTAAATTTATTTTAATAGTATATTATTTTTACAATAAATCTAAGGAGAAGAGATGAGTTTAGAAATAGGAACAAAAGCTACAATAGAGTATAAAGTTCAAAATAAAGATTTGGCTGAAAATTTGCAAATATCTGTTGATGATAATTTTCCGCCAG
Protein-coding regions in this window:
- a CDS encoding quinone-dependent dihydroorotate dehydrogenase, yielding MLSYETLKKVLFKFEPETAHNIAEFSLKFLGNCKILKNSYEKKNFVEDKILEQELFKRVFKNPVGLAAGFDKNATMIKSMKSLGFGFTEIGTVTLMPQDGNAKPRMFRYPEQKSVQNAMGFNNLGAHKVLKNLKKLYPFSIPIGVNIGKNKYTPEEFAISDYKNLIKKLHEYADYLIINISSPNTPNLRDLQNENFIKELFSMAKELTNKPIFLKIAPDMDITQAINLCNVAINEGASGIIANNTTIDYSLVEGCKDFGGLSGECLREKSSLFFKELSFELFGKTTLISVGGINSAQEAYERIKNGASLVQVYSALIFEGPSLAKKINEGLIELLKADGYSNISQAIGANLK
- a CDS encoding ABC transporter ATP-binding protein, which encodes MRKFLKQYTPFYKNYILEIILGFIGILLVAGATAGTAYAIQPLLDDIFINKDEEMLYIMPIIIILLYFAKGLGTYLQAYFVSYIGQDITRIVRDGLFGHILKLDYIFFQKIHTGELVSRIINDINRIQRAVSNSFAELIRESLTIVALVGLVIYRSPELAFYGLVVLPLAFYPLSLLAKKMKKLSFKSQESNSDITSSLTESFNNIEIIKANSTEELEKKKFTILNMIFFKYNMKAVKTNELTSPLMEILGSLAFATVVVVGGLKVINGELTTGEFSSFIAALFMLYTPIKRLSKLYNSMQDAIAANDRIMDMFKIKPNVVSGTLTIQEEISNIKFSNVGLFYDDFEALKNINLDAKKGEIVALVGDSGGGKSSFINLLPRFYDASSGEILLNSININQFDLKSLRDSISIVTQRVYIFNDTIAANVAYGQELDEVKVIEALKQAHAYEFVLKMKKGIHTVLDEAGTNLSGGQRQRVAIARALYKNPKILILDEATSALDNKSEEIVSQVIQEVSKQRVTFVIAHRLSTIKNATKIAVFKSGKILDIGTYDELLNRCDEFKRLHNSANI
- the murJ gene encoding murein biosynthesis integral membrane protein MurJ, giving the protein MRLIKSIFTNSSGILFSRVTGFIRDLMTASILGANVYSDIFFIAFKFPNLFRSIFADGAFTQAFIPSYAKSKFKIRFSSIIFLQILAFLIVLSLVVTLFSHLFAKAFAIGFTKETIDLAAPLFAINFYYLPLIFIVTFMGALLQYKHHFATTAYSTALLNLSMIASLIIAKGLESYTITFYLSFGVIIGGILQVAVHLIAIKRANLCKIFTFKKHKKKEENRFYKNFFAATLGSSTLHISAFIDTWLASFLVSGSISYLYYANRVFQLPLAIFAIATSIALFPMVARAIKNKDEQRALKLMKKSSLILFVVLSFSMLVGIILDEFIIKILFQRGAFTSEDTVNTALILTMYLIGLLPFGLAKIFSLWLYAKEQQLLSAKISMQSLAWNIVFSLALIYPFEAAGLAFASTLSGFILFYLTIKAFGFRKFINMFKKA
- a CDS encoding endonuclease/exonuclease/phosphatase family protein, coding for MYKILLILIFSIFLNAQNLKIASYNVENFFDLNKDKSDYKEYIPNSSTQWNQRNFNIKLNNILKVLNDLDADIIALQEIENESLMKLLKKNLPQYSYYSFTKYQNSSVGLGFLSKIPIKSSSSLNVKFSNAIYRPILESTFQIDNIEFKIFNNHWPSKRASENYRIKYAKTLYDRVKTLPNDYDYIILGDLNSNYNEFETFKGDKKLNQTAGLTGINHILKTTVDDKYVVLADILNYNFKVHYNLWLDLKTPLRFSTKFRNQNNTPDNIIIPTALFDNKNLSYILNSFEVFKPNYLFFDNKVYRWQMSNEKISKHKGAGFSDHLPVFAYFSIKKDDTNPISKKDFKHNINLISDLYKKEKLLFPITLEDVTVIYKYEDKAIVKQDNNRAIYIFKDAKNLKIGFNYDIQVNQVYDFYGLKEIKDFNILKEKNEHEDYKKLFLDGFKIDIFDFKYENEIITNLVGTVNNSRLILPNKKSIKLFAKDKTILPKNGAKIELKEAHLASFKGNMQIIIHKTSDYKEIK
- a CDS encoding Fur family transcriptional regulator codes for the protein MINTTALLKNYDLKVTPQRIAIIEELYKNGHMNIDDLYKKLLDRFPSVSLATIYKNINSMVEKLFLSEVKIPNAKTVYELSKNEHAHLVCSNCKAVMDIELDSSDISKQISNLNNFKVNQTDIILSGICQKCS